The sequence GAGTTTACAGGAGGAGAATCAGCAGAAAATTCCTACTGCTGAGGCTCGAATTGCTCACGTTCACACTGAACTCCGATCTTTGATTCAGAAGTCAAACATTGCATCTATCTCGACTTGGATGAAGAATCTTGGCAATGGAGAGGAAAAGTTTCGGTTGATTCCGATCAGGAGGGCTACTGAGGATCCAATGGAGCTGAGATTGGTTCAGGCTAGGAGGCCAAATGAAATCAAGAAGGCCACCAAGACTCCTGAAGAACGAAGGAAAGAGATAGAGGTTAGGGTGGCTGCAGCTCGCCTTCTGCAGCAGAAGTCCGAGTCCACTAATTTGGGGAATGACGGGGACATCGGTAAAAACAGTAGCAAGGGGTTGGATTCTGCTCCAGGGTCAGGCCAGAGATTAGGAGAAAGAAGGAGAAGCGGCAATATGAGGAAGAATGCTTCTTCGGCAGAGAGAAGAGATTGGGTCCAATCGTATTGGAATTCGATGAGTTCGGATAAGAAGAAAGACATGCTCAGAATTAAAATTTCGGATTTAAAGGCACATTTCAATTCATTAAAAGATGGTTCACCAAGTGAGCTGCTTAATAAAGCCCTAACCTTTGGGGAATTAAATAAAGCGTGGAAGTTTTGGATTTGTTGTCGCTGTGATGAGAAATTTGCTGATGCTGGTTCTTTCTTGCAGCATGTCGTGCAGGAGCATATGGGTAGTTTATTGCCCAAAATGCAGTCAACTCTACCCCAAAGTGTGGAAAATGGTTGGGCTGAAATGCTTCTTAACTGTTCTTGGAGACCTTTGGAGTTGAATGCAGCAGTTAGGATGCTTGAAAAACATTTGAAAGCTGAGACAACTGATTCTCCTGATGAGCCATTCCCCAGAAATGGCAATGACGATGCGAAAGAATGCTTTGTTGATACTTATTGCAATGAATTTGAATGGGATTCATCACCTGGAAAGAAGAAATCAGGTGATAATTGCAATTTCAGTGCTCAGGATAGCAGAGAGTTTGAAGATGTTGAGTGGATGGACTGTGATGGAGATCAAAATTGTAAGGAAAGTTTACTTCATGAAAATTGGCCTTTGTCTGATGATCCTGAGCGTGCAAAGCTGCTAGAAAGAATCCATACTGTTTTTAAGGCACTTATCAAGAACAAATGTCTTGCATCTAGTCACCTTAGCAAGGTCATGCACTTTGCAGTGGAGGAGCTTCAGAGTCTTGCGTGCGGGTCACAGCTTCTTAATTCTAATGTGGACCAAACGCCTGATTGCATATGTTTTTTGGGTGCTCCAGAACTTAAAAAAATTCTGACATTTTTGCAGGAAATATTTCATTCTTGTGGACTAGGTAGATATTCCGATAAAAGTAATGCCATAGATGATTCAAACACCAAGCTGCGTGGAAATGACGTTATGGAAAAGATATGTTTTAGCCAAGATGCATCATTTTTGGTGCTTGATGAGCATTTTCTTCCATGCAAGCCCAAACACTTATCTTGTGATGATGCTGTTAATGATGATTGCAGTTCGATGGCTTCCTCTCATGTCAGCTATGATGATGGTGTTGTACTCGATTCAGAAGCATTGTTATCCTGGATATTTACAGGCCCTTCAAGTGGTGAACAATTGACATCCTGGTCTCATGCAAGAGAAGAAAAGGCTCAGCAAGGCATGGAAATTCTCCAGTTGCTTGAGAAGGAATCTTATCACCTGCAAGGCTTGTGTGAAAGGAAACGCGAACATATAAGTTATGAGGAGGCATTACAGGCTGTGGAAGATCTCTGTTTGGAAGAGGGAAAGAAAAGAGagcatgtgattgattttgtCCGTAGAAGTTATGACTCCGTCCTTAAGAAAAGGCGAGAAGAGCTCATCGAAAATGACAACGAGATCACCATAATCAGCAATAGATTTGAGTTGGATGCCATAACAAATGTTCTAAAGGAGGCAGAATCTCTGAATGTTAACCAATTTGGTTTTGAGGAGACTTATAGCGGCGTAACATCTCATCTGTGCGACCTAGAATCTGGTGAAGAAGATGATTGGAGAACAAAAGACTATCTGCATCAGGTGGACTCTTGCATAGAAGTTGCAATACAGCGACAGAAAGAGCAAGTTTCTATTGAGGTTTGGTGCCTTAGTTGCGTTCTTATTATTTGTTGTCAGTCATTTATCTGCATTGCCACTTTATCTCACATTTTTTAGTATTCAGATCAGCAAATTAGATGCAAGAATTATGCGAATAGTTACGGGAATGCAGCAGTTGGAGGTTAAGCTTGAGTCTGCTTCCACACAAGATTTTCAATCAGTCTTAATCCCTCTAGTAAAGTCATTTATGCGGGTATGTATCTTGTGACATAGCTTTTGTAAAATCCATGTGAACTCTAGTAGTGCCTTTGTATACAAATTAGATTCTTATCATTCATCTTTTTGCAGTCTCGCTTGGAAGATCTGGCCGAGAAAGATGCCACAGAAAAATCTGATGCTGCCAGAGAGGCATTTCTAGCCGAACTTGCACTGGATTCAAAGAAGGGCATTGGTGTTGGAgttgatattttaaaaaatgtgaaTGACAGGACGAAGGATAAGAAAAAGAGCAAGGAGAGCCGGAAGAACAAGGATACAAAGGTTTGAACCGAATGACTGAACTTCCTGTTTATTGAACTCTAGGATGCTGAGCAGCTGTTTAATTGTTATTGATTCTGGTTAATACTTATGCAGGCTACTAATTCTGAT comes from Henckelia pumila isolate YLH828 chromosome 4, ASM3356847v2, whole genome shotgun sequence and encodes:
- the LOC140894570 gene encoding uncharacterized protein isoform X3, with protein sequence MGHKKRSVAPRSKASQAPSVAAADVADIAAAASDNPAAVDFGAPLPDHSPNPGTRTPGKSDTSDLESDVTSANPSSASYASIKAECERSLTALRRGNHTKALRLMKDLCLKHENSPYSALIHRVQGTVCVKVAAIIDDPNAKQRHLKNAIESARRSASLSPNSIEFAHFYANMLYEAANDGKEYEEVVVECERALGIENPVDPAKESLQEENQQKIPTAEARIAHVHTELRSLIQKSNIASISTWMKNLGNGEEKFRLIPIRRATEDPMELRLVQARRPNEIKKATKTPEERRKEIEVRVAAARLLQQKSESTNLGNDGDIGKNSSKGLDSAPGSGQRLGERRRSGNMRKNASSAERRDWVQSYWNSMSSDKKKDMLRIKISDLKAHFNSLKDGSPSELLNKALTFGELNKAWKFWICCRCDEKFADAGSFLQHVVQEHMGSLLPKMQSTLPQSVENGWAEMLLNCSWRPLELNAAVRMLEKHLKAETTDSPDEPFPRNGNDDAKECFVDTYCNEFEWDSSPGKKKSGDNCNFSAQDSREFEDVEWMDCDGDQNCKESLLHENWPLSDDPERAKLLERIHTVFKALIKNKCLASSHLSKVMHFAVEELQSLACGSQLLNSNVDQTPDCICFLGAPELKKILTFLQEIFHSCGLGRYSDKSNAIDDSNTKLRGNDVMEKICFSQDASFLVLDEHFLPCKPKHLSCDDAVNDDCSSMASSHVSYDDGVVLDSEALLSWIFTGPSSGEQLTSWSHAREEKAQQGMEILQLLEKESYHLQGLCERKREHISYEEALQAVEDLCLEEGKKREHVIDFVRRSYDSVLKKRREELIENDNEITIISNRFELDAITNVLKEAESLNVNQFGFEETYSGVTSHLCDLESGEEDDWRTKDYLHQVDSCIEVAIQRQKEQVSIEISKLDARIMRIVTGMQQLEVKLESASTQDFQSVLIPLVKSFMRSRLEDLAEKDATEKSDAAREAFLAELALDSKKGIGVGVDILKNVNDRTKDKKKSKESRKNKDTKATNSDEPHDRIAEEILLPSAYQEQGPGFEIDVHELDDALRLQEEEYRRRIELEAEERKLEETLEYQRRIENEAKQKHLAEQNKRFSKISRMAETVPISYAYSKNNTDDKDGIDQWTTIRKEDGSTNISEGLSEDNANGDMLKTVLENGDNPQDGLFSDRRPGRRGRRHRGLTKLSDGKQPPLTTEKEDNDVGQSVPGQNLVADGERGAKTLRQLQAEDDDEERFQADLKKAVRQSLDTFHAHKKPPSMSSSSTPQKELPEISDSEVRADGASGTDSYGTGLTNDVGEYNCFLNVIIQSLWHLRRFRDEFLRRSSSEHVHIGDPCVICALYGIFIALSMGSTDNRREAVAPTTLRVALSKLYPESNFYQEGQMNDASEVLGVIFNCLHRSFTPASCASDTESEDSNCTGSWDCSNDSCIAHSIFGMDIFERMNCYSCGLESRHLKYTSFFHNINASALRTMKVMCPESSFDELLNLVEMNHQLACDPDAGGCGVLNYIHHILSTPPHVFTIVLGWQNTCESVEDITATLSVLSTETDISGLYRGLDPHNSHSLVSMVCYYGQHYHCFAYSRDHEQWVMYDDKTVKVIGGWNDVLTMCERGHLQPQVLLFEAVN
- the LOC140894570 gene encoding uncharacterized protein isoform X1 — protein: MGHKKRSVAPRSKASQAPSVAAADVADIAAAASDNPAAVDFGAPLPDHSPNPGTRTPGKSDTSDLESDVTSANPSSASYASIKAECERSLTALRRGNHTKALRLMKDLCLKHENSPYSALIHRVQGTVCVKVAAIIDDPNAKQRHLKNAIESARRSASLSPNSIEFAHFYANMLYEAANDGKEYEEVVVECERALGIENPVDPAKESLQEENQQKIPTAEARIAHVHTELRSLIQKSNIASISTWMKNLGNGEEKFRLIPIRRATEDPMELRLVQARRPNEIKKATKTPEERRKEIEVRVAAARLLQQKSESTNLGNDGDIGKNSSKGLDSAPGSGQRLGERRRSGNMRKNASSAERRDWVQSYWNSMSSDKKKDMLRIKISDLKAHFNSLKDGSPSELLNKALTFGELNKAWKFWICCRCDEKFADAGSFLQHVVQEHMGSLLPKMQSTLPQSVENGWAEMLLNCSWRPLELNAAVRMLEKHLKAETTDSPDEPFPRNGNDDAKECFVDTYCNEFEWDSSPGKKKSGDNCNFSAQDSREFEDVEWMDCDGDQNCKESLLHENWPLSDDPERAKLLERIHTVFKALIKNKCLASSHLSKVMHFAVEELQSLACGSQLLNSNVDQTPDCICFLGAPELKKILTFLQEIFHSCGLGRYSDKSNAIDDSNTKLRGNDVMEKICFSQDASFLVLDEHFLPCKPKHLSCDDAVNDDCSSMASSHVSYDDGVVLDSEALLSWIFTGPSSGEQLTSWSHAREEKAQQGMEILQLLEKESYHLQGLCERKREHISYEEALQAVEDLCLEEGKKREHVIDFVRRSYDSVLKKRREELIENDNEITIISNRFELDAITNVLKEAESLNVNQFGFEETYSGVTSHLCDLESGEEDDWRTKDYLHQVDSCIEVAIQRQKEQVSIEISKLDARIMRIVTGMQQLEVKLESASTQDFQSVLIPLVKSFMRSRLEDLAEKDATEKSDAAREAFLAELALDSKKGIGVGVDILKNVNDRTKDKKKSKESRKNKDTKATNSDEPHDRIAEEILLPSAYQEQGPGFEIDVHELDDALRLQEEEYRRRIELEAEERKLEETLEYQRRIENEAKQKHLAEQNKRFSKISRMAETVPISYAYSKNNTDDKDGIDQWTTIRKESLMQEDGSTNISEGLSEDNANGDMLKTVLENGDNPQDGLFSDRRPGRRGRRHRGLTKLSDGKQPPLTTEKEDNDVGQSVPGQNLVADGERGAKTLRQLQAEDDDEERFQADLKKAVRQSLDTFHAHKKPPSMSSSSTPQKELPEISDSEVRADGASGTDSYGTGLTNDVGEYNCFLNVIIQSLWHLRRFRDEFLRRSSSEHVHIGDPCVICALYGIFIALSMGSTDNRREAVAPTTLRVALSKLYPESNFYQEGQMNDASEVLGVIFNCLHRSFTPASCASDTESEDSNCTGSWDCSNDSCIAHSIFGMDIFERMNCYSCGLESRHLKYTSFFHNINASALRTMKVMCPESSFDELLNLVEMNHQLACDPDAGGCGVLNYIHHILSTPPHVFTIVLGWQNTCESVEDITATLSVLSTETDISGLYRGLDPHNSHSLVSMVCYYGQHYHCFAYSRDHEQWVMYDDKTVKVIGGWNDVLTMCERGHLQPQVLLFEAVN
- the LOC140894570 gene encoding uncharacterized protein isoform X2 gives rise to the protein MGHKKRSVAPRSKASQAPSVAAADVADIAAAASDNPAAVDFGAPLPDHSPNPGTRTPGKSDTSDLESDVTSANPSSASYASIKAECERSLTALRRGNHTKALRLMKDLCLKHENSPYSALIHRVQGTVCVKVAAIIDDPNAKQRHLKNAIESARRSASLSPNSIEFAHFYANMLYEAANDGKEYEEVVVECERALGIENPVDPAKESLQEENQQKIPTAEARIAHVHTELRSLIQKSNIASISTWMKNLGNGEEKFRLIPIRRATEDPMELRLVQARRPNEIKKATKTPEERRKEIEVRVAAARLLQQKSESTNLGNDGDIGKNSSKGLDSAPGSGQRLGERRRSGNMRKNASSAERRDWVQSYWNSMSSDKKKDMLRIKISDLKAHFNSLKDGSPSELLNKALTFGELNKAWKFWICCRCDEKFADAGSFLQHVVQEHMGSLLPKMQSTLPQSVENGWAEMLLNCSWRPLELNAAVRMLEKHLKAETTDSPDEPFPRNGNDDAKECFVDTYCNEFEWDSSPGKKKSGDNCNFSAQDSREFEDVEWMDCDGDQNCKESLLHENWPLSDDPERAKLLERIHTVFKALIKNKCLASSHLSKVMHFAVEELQSLACGSQLLNSNVDQTPDCICFLGAPELKKILTFLQEIFHSCGLGRYSDKSNAIDDSNTKLRGNDVMEKICFSQDASFLVLDEHFLPCKPKHLSCDDAVNDDCSSMASSHVSYDDGVVLDSEALLSWIFTGPSSGEQLTSWSHAREEKAQQGMEILQLLEKESYHLQGLCERKREHISYEEALQAVEDLCLEEGKKREHVIDFVRRSYDSVLKKRREELIENDNEITIISNRFELDAITNVLKEAESLNVNQFGFEETYSGVTSHLCDLESGEEDDWRTKDYLHQVDSCIEVAIQRQKEQVSIEISKLDARIMRIVTGMQQLEVKLESASTQDFQSVLIPLVKSFMRSRLEDLAEKDATEKSDAAREAFLAELALDSKKGIGVGVDILKNVNDRTKDKKKSKESRKNKDTKATNSDEPHDRIAEEIAYQEQGPGFEIDVHELDDALRLQEEEYRRRIELEAEERKLEETLEYQRRIENEAKQKHLAEQNKRFSKISRMAETVPISYAYSKNNTDDKDGIDQWTTIRKESLMQEDGSTNISEGLSEDNANGDMLKTVLENGDNPQDGLFSDRRPGRRGRRHRGLTKLSDGKQPPLTTEKEDNDVGQSVPGQNLVADGERGAKTLRQLQAEDDDEERFQADLKKAVRQSLDTFHAHKKPPSMSSSSTPQKELPEISDSEVRADGASGTDSYGTGLTNDVGEYNCFLNVIIQSLWHLRRFRDEFLRRSSSEHVHIGDPCVICALYGIFIALSMGSTDNRREAVAPTTLRVALSKLYPESNFYQEGQMNDASEVLGVIFNCLHRSFTPASCASDTESEDSNCTGSWDCSNDSCIAHSIFGMDIFERMNCYSCGLESRHLKYTSFFHNINASALRTMKVMCPESSFDELLNLVEMNHQLACDPDAGGCGVLNYIHHILSTPPHVFTIVLGWQNTCESVEDITATLSVLSTETDISGLYRGLDPHNSHSLVSMVCYYGQHYHCFAYSRDHEQWVMYDDKTVKVIGGWNDVLTMCERGHLQPQVLLFEAVN